The Muntiacus reevesi chromosome 7, mMunRee1.1, whole genome shotgun sequence genome includes a region encoding these proteins:
- the LOC136172633 gene encoding uncharacterized protein produces MIWGPTQTRTDLEKLRERRRGSSRRWFGDPRRLVPCRADAAPLNTKRFSCTGRYFPKMPRLVGAQNPHRKVPRAARGGTHGVRVSQSSQHPSQTRPSSTFLLSLSAPALVSRSPSHPLSDPFPAGEMGRKGLIFVFNEEEGNKPFLQLQLHKETGGMIPLGDRKSRLARRLRGTGVGAAAGHVRGGAAGRPRRLPACFCGARSGRLKCVC; encoded by the exons ATGATCTGG GGCCCTACACAGACCCGCACTGACCTGGAAAAGCTTCGGGAGCGGCGACGGGGGAGCAGCAGGAGGTGGTTCGGGGACCCGAGGCGCCTCGTACCCTGCCGGGCTGACGCGGCCCCGCTAAACACAAAGCGCTTCAGCTGCACAGGGCGCTATTTTCCGAAAATGCCGCGTCTGGTCGGCGCCCAAAATCCCCACCGAAAAGTCCCCCGTGCTGCGCGCGGAGGGACACATGGTGTGCGAGTGAGTCAAAGCTCCCAGCATCCCTCCCAGACCCGGCCCTCGTCAACTTTTCTCCTGAGCCTTTCCGCCCCTGCCCTAGTTAGCagatccccctcccacccactcTCCGATCCCTTTCCGGCGGGAGAAATGGGGCGAAAGggtctgatttttgtttttaacgaAGAGGAGGGAAATAAGCCATTTCTACAGCTTCAGCTACACAAAGAAACCGGCGGAATGATCCCTCTCGGAGACCGCAAGTCCCGGCTCGCCCGGCGCCTGCGCGGCACGGGGGTGGGAGCTGCGGCCGGCCATGTGCGCGGCGGAGCAGCGGGCCGGCCACGCAGGCTGCCCGCTTGTTTCTGCGGGGCTAGGAGTGGGAGGTTGAAGTGCGTGTGCTAA